From Hermetia illucens chromosome 6, iHerIll2.2.curated.20191125, whole genome shotgun sequence, one genomic window encodes:
- the LOC119660209 gene encoding E3 ubiquitin-protein ligase RNF220, with protein MENLSEEGRGFRSRKKQTDPFCCPVCGVTVRASELEQHFAMEVDRLVKLQLNQKVKKSLNNGNTYHDPLPGCSSNGDSGSSGCPWVTFQKIRNNRHSRLRIKTRKRKADEPICPICNERPTEDINVHVELCLRKSENKSENSDRLNGSSVASDDDESIDIEGETFDEYEWAGQKRVRVSSMLQGGYSAAGIGTSISNCSDDDEDLNVDGDDTQIYGPPQYTERDVIVPISGECEKEENENIYLRKLVTGHDVQTLLNSSDANSEISGSLEENNDGIRSSTSHSDRLMEDNKSPSTATNTFSMGGSGTDSQGQVIECLKAKIREYENQISNKIKCLICMDEFKKPAVSICCWHVHCEECWLRTLGARKLCPQCNMITSPSDLRRIYM; from the exons ATGGAGAACTTGAGTGAGGAAGGACGCGGCTTTCGTTCACGCAAGAAACAGACCGATCCGTTTTGCTGCCCGGTGTGTGGTGTTACGGTGCGAGCTAGTGAACTTGAGCAGCATTTCGCAATGGAAGTGGATCGGCTGGTTAAGCTGCAATTGAACCAGAAAGTGAAAAAGAGTCTGAACAATGGGAACACGTACCATGACCCACTGCCAGGATGTTCGTCAAATGGAGATTCGGGTTCGAGCGGATGCCCGTGGGTTACTTTCCAGAAGATACGGAATAATAGGCATTCAAGGCTGAGG ATAAAGACCCGGAAACGAAAAGCGGATGAACCCATCTGCCCAATATGCAACGAGCGACCCACAGAAGACATCAACGTTCATGTTGAACTTTGCCTGCGTAAAAGTGAGAACAAAAGCGAAAATTCAGATAGGCTGAACGGCAGTAGCGTAGCTAGCGACGACGACGAAAGTATCGACATTGAGGGTGAAACTTTCGACGAATATGAATGGGCTGGTCAGAAACGTGTACGTGTTTCGAGTATGCTGCAGGGTGGCTACTCAGCTGCTGGGATCGGCACATCCATAAGTAACTGCAGCGATGACGACGAGGATCTGAACGTTGACGGTGATGACACACAAATTTACGGCCCGCCTCAGTATACCGAACGAGACGTGATTGTCCCGATATCGGGAGAATgcgaaaaagaggaaaatgagAATATCTACCTACGAAAATTAGTAACTGGACACGATGTTCAAACCCTTTTAAATTCATCCGATGCTAATTCGGAAATATCCGGCAGCTTAGAAGAAAACAATGACGGGATCCGATCAAGTACGAGTCACAGTGATCGACTAATGGAGGATAATAAGTCACCTTCAACTGCAACAAATACCTTCAGCATGGGAGGATCAGGGACAGACAGTCAGGGTCAAGTAATTGAATGTCTCAAGGCGAAAATACGAGAGTATGAGAATCAAATTAGTAATAAGATAAAATGTCTAATATGTATGGACGAGTTCAAAAAACCAGCGGTTTCAATATGCTGCTGGCATGTACACTGCGAGGAGTGTTGGCTTAGAACGTTAGGTGCTCGGAAATTGTGTCCGCAATGTAACATGATAACATCGCCTTCGGATCTGAGACGCATTTATATgtga